The Streptomyces europaeiscabiei genome window below encodes:
- a CDS encoding NUDIX hydrolase produces MPYDPSDYPPFAVTVDLVVLTVRRHALCALTVRRGEQPFQGRWALPGGFVRPDEDLSQAAARELAEETGLTAHEPSEPAQDNGAHLEQLATYGEPKRDPRMRVVSVAHLALAPDLPAPRPGGDANSARWAPVEELLEQGGYGRDGEPVAPLAFDHAQILADGVERARSKIEYSSLATAFCPSEFTVGELRRVYEAVWGVALDPRNFHRKVTGTPGFLVPTGGTTTRQGGRPAQLFRAGGATLLNPPMLRPEV; encoded by the coding sequence ATGCCCTACGACCCGTCGGACTACCCGCCCTTCGCTGTCACCGTGGACCTGGTCGTGCTGACCGTCCGTCGTCACGCGCTCTGCGCGCTGACGGTACGGCGGGGCGAACAGCCTTTCCAGGGGCGGTGGGCGCTGCCCGGTGGCTTCGTGCGGCCGGACGAGGACCTGTCGCAGGCCGCGGCCCGGGAGCTGGCCGAGGAGACCGGCCTGACCGCACATGAACCGTCCGAACCCGCTCAGGACAACGGCGCGCACCTGGAGCAGTTGGCCACCTACGGCGAGCCGAAGCGCGACCCGCGGATGAGGGTCGTCAGCGTCGCCCACCTCGCCCTCGCCCCGGATCTGCCGGCACCTCGACCGGGCGGCGACGCCAACAGTGCACGCTGGGCGCCTGTCGAGGAGTTGCTGGAACAGGGCGGCTATGGGCGTGACGGCGAACCGGTTGCGCCGTTGGCCTTCGACCACGCTCAGATCCTCGCGGACGGGGTGGAGCGTGCCCGTTCCAAGATCGAGTACTCCTCGCTGGCCACGGCCTTCTGCCCGTCGGAGTTCACGGTCGGCGAGCTGCGACGCGTCTACGAGGCGGTGTGGGGGGTGGCGCTGGATCCACGCAACTTCCATCGCAAGGTGACAGGTACCCCCGGCTTCCTGGTGCCCACCGGCGGTACCACCACGCGCCAGGGCGGCCGCCCCGCCCAGCTCTTCCGCGCCGGCGGTGCCACCCTCCTCAACCCGCCGATGCTGCGCCCCGAGGTCTGA
- a CDS encoding FadR/GntR family transcriptional regulator, producing the protein MSTLAHTMMTAARSADSGLAGPGELDRYPYAGHPSVDRVGLPAWDGSDPELGRVGRRAAGSRGRGLHGQLVQQLGQMIVSGDLGADRPLVPEEIGQRFEVSRTVVRESLRVLEAKGLVSARPNVGTRVRPVSDWNLLDPDIIEWRAFGPQRDDQRRELSELRWTMEPLAARLAAGHGRDDVQQRLADMVELMGHAMAQGDPLTFSRADAEFHSLLIQLAGNRMLEHLSGIVSSALQVSGGPVTGCDRPTESSLAHHARIVDALATGDGGAAETAMRQLLTVHPEVERVVPAPREH; encoded by the coding sequence GTGAGTACCCTTGCGCACACCATGATGACCGCCGCCCGCTCCGCCGACTCAGGCCTCGCAGGACCGGGCGAACTCGACCGCTACCCGTACGCCGGGCACCCGAGCGTCGACCGCGTGGGCCTCCCCGCCTGGGACGGCTCGGACCCCGAGCTGGGGCGTGTGGGCCGCCGTGCCGCCGGGAGCCGCGGACGCGGGCTGCACGGCCAACTCGTCCAGCAGCTGGGCCAGATGATCGTCTCCGGCGACCTGGGCGCGGACCGCCCCCTCGTGCCCGAGGAGATCGGACAGCGGTTCGAGGTCTCCCGCACAGTCGTCCGTGAATCCCTGCGCGTCCTGGAGGCCAAGGGCCTGGTCAGTGCCCGCCCGAACGTCGGCACGCGCGTGCGGCCGGTCAGCGACTGGAACCTGCTCGACCCGGACATCATCGAATGGCGGGCCTTCGGTCCGCAGCGTGACGACCAGCGCCGCGAGCTCAGCGAACTGCGCTGGACGATGGAGCCGCTGGCCGCCCGCCTCGCAGCCGGGCACGGCCGTGACGACGTTCAGCAGCGCCTCGCTGACATGGTCGAGCTCATGGGCCACGCCATGGCGCAGGGCGACCCGCTGACCTTCTCGCGCGCGGACGCCGAGTTCCATTCGCTGCTCATCCAGCTCGCGGGCAACCGCATGTTGGAGCACCTCTCGGGGATCGTCTCCTCGGCCCTGCAGGTCTCCGGCGGTCCGGTCACCGGGTGTGACCGGCCGACCGAGTCGTCCCTGGCGCACCACGCCCGGATCGTCGACGCTCTCGCCACGGGTGACGGTGGGGCGGCCGAAACGGCCATGCGTCAGCTGCTGACCGTCCACCCCGAGGTGGAGCGTGTGGTGCCGGCGCCGCGCGAGCACTGA
- a CDS encoding TetR/AcrR family transcriptional regulator, with product MVTSRWTAAPAQTASPRRRGAVLERAILDAALEQLSTVGWSGLTMEGVAAGAQTGKAAVYRRWPSKEDLVADALQAGLPRFEEAPDLGSVREDLLELCRQAREAMFSRPGFALRAVIHECDTMQAERFHAVIIGGVVEPTVKLLREVVERGIRRGEVRTDAANSYVFDAIPAMMMYRSKMCGSEWKERDLEEMIDQLMVPLLCR from the coding sequence ATGGTCACTTCGCGCTGGACGGCCGCTCCCGCTCAGACGGCCTCCCCGCGTCGGCGCGGCGCCGTGCTCGAGCGCGCGATCCTCGATGCCGCGCTCGAACAGCTCAGTACGGTCGGCTGGAGCGGCCTCACCATGGAGGGGGTCGCCGCCGGCGCCCAGACGGGCAAGGCGGCGGTCTACCGCCGCTGGCCCTCGAAGGAGGACCTCGTGGCCGACGCGCTCCAGGCCGGGCTGCCGCGCTTCGAGGAGGCGCCGGATCTCGGGAGTGTGCGCGAGGATCTGCTGGAGCTGTGCCGGCAGGCGCGCGAGGCGATGTTCTCCCGGCCAGGATTTGCTCTGCGCGCAGTGATTCACGAATGCGACACCATGCAGGCCGAGCGCTTCCATGCCGTGATCATCGGGGGCGTCGTGGAGCCGACGGTCAAGCTCCTGCGAGAGGTGGTTGAGCGTGGAATCAGACGTGGAGAGGTGCGGACCGATGCGGCCAACAGTTATGTCTTCGATGCGATTCCGGCCATGATGATGTATCGCTCAAAAATGTGCGGGAGTGAATGGAAGGAGCGTGACCTCGAGGAGATGATCGACCAGTTGATGGTGCCGTTGCTGTGTCGGTGA
- a CDS encoding ribonuclease HII, protein MPYEPPTHTVERSLRATTGAKIVAGVDEVGRGAWAGPVTVCAAVTGLRRPPEGLTDSKLLTIKRRESLSEELLKWVTSHALGHASPEEIDDLGMTAALRLAAVRALDALPVRPDAVILDGKHDYLGSPWRVRTVIKGDQSCVAVAAASVIAKVQRDKMMAELGVDHADFGFAANAGYPSPVHKAALAERGPTPYHRLSWAYLDALPQWRHLKKARTWADGNVPKIEGQLGFDF, encoded by the coding sequence ATGCCGTACGAACCACCTACTCACACCGTCGAGCGCTCTTTGCGTGCCACGACCGGAGCGAAGATCGTTGCCGGTGTCGACGAGGTGGGGCGCGGAGCGTGGGCCGGTCCCGTCACCGTCTGCGCGGCGGTCACCGGACTGCGCCGACCACCCGAGGGCCTCACCGACTCCAAGCTCCTGACGATCAAGCGACGGGAGTCGCTCTCCGAGGAACTGCTGAAGTGGGTGACGTCGCACGCCCTCGGTCACGCCTCCCCGGAGGAGATCGACGACCTGGGCATGACGGCCGCACTGCGGCTGGCAGCGGTACGGGCCCTCGACGCGCTTCCGGTGAGGCCCGACGCGGTCATCCTCGACGGCAAGCACGACTACCTGGGCTCACCCTGGCGGGTCCGTACGGTGATCAAGGGCGATCAGTCCTGCGTCGCCGTGGCGGCCGCCTCGGTGATCGCCAAGGTTCAGCGCGACAAAATGATGGCCGAACTGGGTGTCGACCATGCAGACTTCGGTTTCGCGGCCAACGCCGGGTACCCGTCGCCTGTCCACAAGGCCGCGCTGGCGGAGCGGGGACCCACCCCGTACCACCGGTTGTCGTGGGCGTATCTTGATGCGCTGCCCCAGTGGCGGCACCTCAAGAAGGCCCGCACCTGGGCGGACGGAAACGTTCCAAAGATCGAAGGCCAGCTCGGCTTCGACTTCTGA
- a CDS encoding DUF4192 domain-containing protein, protein MTNHSEASGTSGNSDISGQNGCERGGEPSAYPGHGTAAKSSGEQQVTLRTPAELADALPYLLGYRPEDSIVLVALHDRDARGRFGGRARLGIPAQTDDWPSVAQQLAHGLVTGSERRGAKPESMVAFLCQDPTSGEAPRDVMERLRPLAQLLRRACGSLDVPVVEALCISDGRFWSYCCPGNGCCAAEGEPMGLPGTSVLAAAATYAGLQIRGTLKEMRARLLPWETAAALQQEAALDSAQSALIPRILDAHSRAEVAEETLAVAQRIIGSLADTPTLSGMLDADLRDDELIGHVDAATLILGLQDRATRDRAAEWMEGDEAGPALRLWRALARRCVGPYGEHAAAPLTLVGWVAWSSGDELEAREALAMALSADPDYLFARLLHQACNEGLDPESIRRCLRAERRGRDLAAATESPGADSEASPFDQSPGLPSPSDGPCVASGPRRRRRPRPEGGPEARTTRRSPGTAHARRSRSADGSPPAGRRPRGAADGTNGRARVRRGGGGQSPEEET, encoded by the coding sequence ATGACGAATCACAGCGAAGCGTCCGGGACCTCCGGCAACAGTGACATCAGCGGTCAGAACGGATGCGAGCGGGGCGGCGAGCCCTCCGCCTACCCGGGGCATGGCACGGCCGCCAAATCCAGCGGGGAACAGCAGGTCACCCTCCGTACACCGGCCGAACTCGCCGACGCCTTGCCCTACCTGCTCGGATACCGCCCGGAGGACAGCATCGTCCTCGTCGCGCTGCACGACCGGGACGCCCGTGGACGGTTCGGCGGGCGGGCGCGGCTCGGCATCCCGGCCCAGACGGACGACTGGCCGTCCGTGGCCCAACAGCTGGCCCATGGTCTGGTGACCGGGAGCGAGCGCAGGGGAGCCAAGCCGGAGAGCATGGTCGCCTTTCTGTGCCAGGACCCGACGAGCGGTGAGGCGCCACGCGACGTCATGGAACGCCTGCGGCCACTCGCACAGCTGTTGCGCAGGGCCTGCGGCAGTTTGGATGTGCCGGTGGTGGAGGCCCTGTGCATCTCCGATGGCCGCTTCTGGTCCTACTGCTGTCCCGGCAACGGATGTTGTGCGGCCGAGGGAGAGCCGATGGGGCTGCCGGGCACCTCTGTGCTGGCCGCCGCCGCGACCTACGCAGGCCTTCAGATCCGGGGCACCCTGAAGGAGATGCGGGCCAGGCTCCTGCCATGGGAGACCGCTGCCGCGCTGCAGCAGGAAGCCGCGCTCGACTCCGCGCAGTCCGCCCTCATCCCACGGATCCTGGATGCGCACAGCCGTGCGGAAGTGGCTGAGGAGACCCTCGCGGTGGCACAGCGCATCATCGGGAGCCTGGCGGACACCCCGACCCTGTCCGGCATGCTGGACGCGGACCTCCGCGACGACGAACTCATCGGCCACGTCGATGCGGCCACCCTGATCCTCGGACTCCAGGACCGGGCCACCCGCGACCGCGCCGCCGAATGGATGGAAGGCGACGAAGCAGGCCCGGCGCTCCGTCTCTGGCGTGCCCTCGCCCGCCGCTGTGTCGGCCCCTACGGCGAGCATGCGGCCGCACCGCTCACGCTCGTGGGCTGGGTCGCATGGTCCTCCGGTGACGAACTGGAGGCTCGCGAAGCCCTGGCCATGGCCCTCTCCGCAGACCCTGACTACCTCTTCGCCCGCCTCCTCCACCAGGCCTGCAACGAGGGCCTCGACCCCGAGTCCATTCGCCGCTGCCTGCGCGCGGAGCGCAGGGGGCGCGACCTGGCGGCGGCCACTGAAAGTCCTGGGGCCGATAGCGAAGCAAGCCCCTTTGACCAGTCTCCCGGCTTGCCGTCGCCCTCGGACGGGCCCTGCGTCGCCTCCGGACCCCGTCGCCGACGCAGGCCGCGCCCGGAAGGAGGTCCCGAGGCCCGCACCACCCGGCGATCGCCTGGCACCGCTCATGCCCGCCGCTCGCGTTCCGCCGACGGTAGCCCACCCGCCGGCCGACGGCCGAGGGGCGCGGCGGACGGCACGAACGGTCGGGCACGGGTCCGTCGCGGTGGTGGAGGACAGTCCCCGGAGGAGGAGACGTGA
- a CDS encoding RecQ family ATP-dependent DNA helicase, protein MSDEDQPTTDRQDLRTAADAVLARLVGAPAGVARLREDQWHAIEALVADKRRALVVQRTGWGKSAVYFVATALLREGGAGPTVIVSPLLALMRNQVEAAARAGIHARTINSSNTEEWDTIRQEVTAGTVDVLLVSPERLNNPDFRDQVLPELAAATGLLVVDEAHCISDWGHDFRPDYRRLRTMLADLPPGVPVLATTATANARVTADVAEQLGTGGGTDALVLRGPLDRESLSLGVLELPDAAHRMAWLADHLVELPGSGIIYTLTVAAAEEVTAFLRQGGHTVTSYTGKTENADRQQAEEDLLANRVKALVATSALGMGFDKPDLGFVVHLGSPSSPIAYYQQVGRAGRGVEHAEVLLLPGKEDQAIWEYFASVAFPPEELVRRTLDVLAHAQRPLSLPALEPLVELRRSRLETMLKVLDVDGAVRRVQGGWVSTGASWSYDTERYAWVAKQRATEQQAMREYVATQGCRMEFLRRQLDDEEAVPCGRCDTCTKPRFTDSVSAAALDAARGELGRAGVEVEPRKMWPTGLPAVGVNLKGRIPAGEQAAPGRALGRLSDIGWGNRLRPMLAPQAPDGPVPDDVAKAVVAVLADWAKGPGGWASGRADAQPRPVGVVTMASRSRPQLIDSLGARIAEVGRLPLLGSVAYTGAVSQVTRSNSAQRLKALDGALTVPPELAVALQEAGGPVLLVDDATETGWTLAVASRVLRRAGAQGVLPLVLAVRA, encoded by the coding sequence ATGAGCGACGAAGACCAGCCCACCACGGACCGCCAAGATCTGCGTACGGCCGCCGATGCCGTGCTCGCCCGCCTCGTCGGCGCCCCGGCGGGCGTGGCGCGGCTGCGCGAGGACCAGTGGCACGCCATCGAGGCGCTGGTCGCGGACAAACGCCGAGCCCTGGTCGTGCAGCGCACGGGCTGGGGCAAGTCCGCGGTGTACTTCGTCGCGACCGCCCTGCTGCGCGAGGGGGGCGCGGGCCCCACCGTCATCGTCTCCCCGCTCCTCGCCCTGATGCGCAACCAGGTGGAGGCGGCCGCCCGCGCCGGAATCCACGCGCGGACCATCAACTCCTCGAACACGGAGGAGTGGGACACGATCCGCCAGGAGGTCACCGCGGGCACGGTCGACGTGCTCCTGGTCAGCCCCGAGCGGCTCAACAACCCGGACTTCCGTGATCAGGTCCTGCCGGAGCTGGCGGCCGCGACCGGTCTTCTCGTGGTCGACGAGGCGCACTGCATCTCGGACTGGGGTCACGACTTCCGTCCCGACTACCGCCGACTGCGCACCATGCTGGCCGACCTTCCGCCCGGTGTCCCGGTGCTCGCCACCACCGCGACCGCCAACGCGCGCGTAACGGCCGATGTGGCCGAACAGTTGGGCACCGGCGGCGGCACGGATGCGCTGGTCCTGCGTGGGCCGCTGGACCGCGAGAGCCTGAGCCTCGGAGTGCTCGAACTACCGGACGCCGCCCATCGGATGGCCTGGCTCGCCGACCACCTGGTCGAGTTGCCGGGCTCCGGAATCATCTACACCCTCACCGTGGCCGCCGCCGAGGAGGTCACCGCGTTCCTGCGCCAGGGCGGGCACACCGTGACGTCGTACACGGGCAAGACGGAGAACGCGGACCGGCAGCAGGCCGAGGAGGATTTGCTGGCCAACCGGGTCAAGGCCCTGGTCGCCACCTCCGCGCTGGGCATGGGCTTCGACAAGCCCGACCTGGGCTTCGTGGTCCACCTGGGCTCGCCGTCCTCCCCCATCGCCTACTACCAGCAGGTGGGCCGCGCGGGCCGTGGTGTCGAGCACGCCGAAGTGCTGCTCCTGCCCGGCAAGGAGGACCAGGCGATCTGGGAGTACTTCGCCTCGGTCGCCTTCCCCCCGGAGGAACTGGTGCGCCGCACCCTCGACGTCCTCGCGCACGCGCAGCGACCGCTGTCCCTCCCCGCCCTCGAACCCCTGGTGGAACTGCGCCGCTCCCGGCTGGAGACGATGCTCAAGGTCCTGGACGTGGACGGTGCGGTCCGACGCGTCCAGGGCGGCTGGGTCTCCACCGGCGCCTCCTGGTCGTACGACACCGAGCGCTATGCCTGGGTCGCCAAGCAGCGCGCCACCGAGCAGCAGGCGATGCGTGAGTACGTCGCGACGCAGGGTTGCCGAATGGAGTTCCTGCGGCGGCAGTTGGACGACGAGGAAGCCGTCCCGTGCGGACGGTGCGACACCTGCACGAAGCCCAGGTTCACGGATTCCGTCTCCGCTGCGGCACTGGACGCGGCGCGTGGCGAGTTGGGGCGCGCGGGTGTCGAGGTCGAGCCCCGCAAGATGTGGCCGACGGGGCTGCCGGCGGTCGGGGTCAATCTGAAGGGGCGTATTCCGGCCGGTGAGCAGGCCGCTCCGGGACGGGCGTTGGGGCGGCTGTCGGACATCGGCTGGGGCAATCGACTGCGGCCGATGCTGGCGCCCCAGGCCCCCGACGGGCCGGTCCCGGACGATGTGGCGAAGGCCGTGGTGGCCGTGCTGGCCGACTGGGCCAAGGGCCCCGGCGGCTGGGCCTCCGGTCGGGCCGACGCCCAGCCCCGCCCGGTGGGTGTCGTCACGATGGCGTCCCGTTCCCGGCCGCAGTTGATCGATTCCCTGGGCGCGCGGATCGCCGAGGTCGGCCGCCTGCCCCTGCTGGGGTCGGTGGCGTACACCGGCGCGGTTTCCCAGGTCACCCGTAGCAACAGCGCACAACGGCTCAAGGCGCTCGACGGGGCGCTGACCGTGCCGCCCGAGCTGGCCGTCGCCCTCCAGGAGGCGGGCGGGCCCGTGCTCCTGGTCGACGACGCCACCGAGACCGGCTGGACCCTCGCGGTCGCCTCGCGTGTGCTCCGGCGCGCGGGTGCACAGGGGGTGTTGCCACTCGTTCTCGCCGTCCGGGCGTGA
- a CDS encoding glycogen debranching N-terminal domain-containing protein, protein MELPPAHTTLICVALPGLAISTEQGQLTGSGLEGFYRAGRRMLSRCQVRVAGREPLAVQARMVAADRARFMSTLRLSADAGPDPDVMVERTRYADGTERITLHSTARRPLRLPVEVSLGTDLAELGAVASGRAGPELPASVHDSGLRWSCATWHSTVTAHPPPADALASAGLLRWELELPPGGTRSVELRVRPDGAGPIRPVGRGATSPLAQARVAGDDPAAQALLHTCLEDLEALLLRDPKNPSDTHLAAGAPWRCGMAPADALVAARMTLPLGTRLAAGTLRTLARTQLAGRESQSGMIPGPRRDAGPHLPPGCTGTEATLLFPVLLAEARRWGLPEQETEELLPAAERCLRWLRGAVGGGAYLPDPRPGGPLRCETQAHAHRAALLGADLLDAYGRPGGAELRDWARELRSRFGADFWVEDRRGGRPAAARTPEGRLVPHLGAGAAHLLDTGLLGTGEQAPGLLDKVRTEQLARLLGGPAMDSGWGLRSLGAKEAAYNPFGHRSGAVRVQETAIAVAGLAAAGYEKEASALLRGVLAAAESFGNRLPEMYAGEQRTAGGAPLPHPASCRPAATSAAAGVLLLATLLGIRPDAPAGTVTLRPVRSAPLGEIGMTGLRVAGAPFAVRVSRLGLAMVEEAADGLQLGV, encoded by the coding sequence ATGGAGCTGCCACCGGCCCACACCACGCTGATCTGCGTCGCTCTGCCGGGCCTCGCGATCTCGACGGAACAGGGCCAGCTGACCGGCAGCGGACTGGAGGGCTTCTACCGCGCGGGACGGCGTATGCTCTCCCGCTGCCAGGTACGGGTGGCCGGACGGGAACCGCTCGCCGTGCAGGCACGGATGGTGGCGGCCGACCGAGCCCGGTTCATGTCGACGCTGCGTCTGTCCGCCGATGCCGGGCCGGACCCGGACGTCATGGTCGAGCGCACGCGGTACGCGGACGGCACCGAGCGGATCACCCTGCACAGCACGGCCCGCCGCCCACTGCGCCTGCCCGTCGAGGTGTCCCTGGGTACGGATCTCGCGGAACTCGGGGCCGTCGCCTCCGGCAGAGCCGGCCCGGAACTGCCCGCAAGCGTCCACGACTCCGGCCTCCGCTGGTCCTGTGCGACCTGGCACTCCACGGTGACTGCTCATCCTCCGCCCGCCGACGCCCTGGCTTCCGCAGGACTGCTGCGCTGGGAATTGGAGCTCCCGCCCGGCGGCACCCGGAGCGTGGAGTTGCGAGTACGACCGGACGGCGCGGGGCCCATCAGACCGGTGGGGCGGGGCGCCACCAGCCCCCTCGCCCAGGCCCGGGTAGCGGGCGACGACCCGGCGGCGCAGGCCCTGCTGCACACCTGTCTGGAGGACCTCGAAGCCCTGCTGCTGCGCGACCCGAAGAACCCGTCGGACACCCACCTCGCGGCGGGCGCGCCCTGGCGCTGCGGCATGGCTCCGGCCGACGCGCTGGTCGCGGCCCGGATGACGCTACCGCTCGGAACACGCCTCGCCGCCGGCACCCTGCGCACCCTCGCCCGCACCCAACTCGCGGGCAGGGAATCCCAGTCAGGCATGATCCCAGGTCCTAGACGGGACGCGGGCCCGCATCTGCCGCCGGGCTGCACGGGCACCGAGGCGACCCTGCTGTTTCCCGTGCTCCTCGCGGAGGCACGGCGATGGGGACTCCCCGAGCAGGAGACCGAGGAACTGCTGCCCGCCGCCGAGCGCTGCCTGCGGTGGCTGCGGGGCGCGGTCGGAGGCGGTGCCTATCTGCCCGACCCGCGCCCCGGCGGGCCGCTGCGTTGCGAGACCCAGGCACACGCCCACCGGGCCGCGCTGCTCGGTGCCGATCTCCTCGATGCGTACGGCCGACCGGGTGGGGCCGAGCTGCGGGACTGGGCGAGAGAGCTGCGGAGCCGGTTCGGGGCGGACTTCTGGGTCGAGGACCGGCGCGGCGGCAGACCCGCGGCCGCCCGCACTCCGGAGGGGCGTCTCGTGCCGCACCTGGGCGCCGGCGCCGCACACCTCCTTGACACCGGGCTGCTGGGCACGGGGGAGCAGGCTCCGGGACTCCTCGACAAAGTGCGGACCGAGCAACTGGCTCGACTACTCGGGGGGCCCGCCATGGACTCGGGGTGGGGGCTGCGGAGTCTGGGTGCGAAGGAGGCCGCGTACAACCCCTTCGGCCATCGCAGTGGTGCCGTGCGTGTGCAGGAGACGGCTATCGCGGTCGCGGGGCTCGCGGCGGCCGGATACGAGAAGGAGGCGAGCGCGCTCCTGCGGGGGGTGCTGGCGGCGGCGGAGAGCTTCGGCAATCGGCTGCCCGAGATGTACGCCGGGGAGCAGCGGACGGCCGGAGGTGCCCCGCTGCCGCATCCGGCCTCCTGCAGACCGGCCGCGACGTCGGCGGCCGCGGGGGTGCTGCTGCTCGCCACCCTTCTCGGAATCCGTCCCGACGCCCCTGCGGGGACCGTGACGCTGCGGCCGGTGCGCAGCGCGCCGCTGGGCGAGATCGGCATGACGGGACTGCGTGTCGCGGGCGCCCCGTTCGCCGTGCGCGTCAGCAGGCTGGGGCTCGCCATGGTCGAGGAGGCGGCCGACGGACTGCAGTTGGGAGTGTGA
- a CDS encoding ABC transporter ATP-binding protein, with translation MIQAIGLTSNPRKELPPAVDDVSFEAHSGRVTALLGAPGAGKSTALKLTLELQQGRGVAYFRGRPLHRIAHPAREVGVLLGDVPGHPARTVRGHLRMLCAAAGLPPRRADEVLEVVGLVSLRDARLNTLSRGMDRRLGLACALLSDPHTIVLDDPAHGLAVREGRWLHGIMRAHADQGGTVLFTTGDPKEAARTADRVLTLEKGRLVADQEVADFSRTRLRPRVAVRTPHAARLEALLMKEARTARRSVEIVREGGNRLSVYGSTCAEIGETAFRHGVLVHQLADEIGDTGPMPSPLPPSAAEGGLETAESARGSVQEAQGPAEGGQAPAEEPQAPAEELQATPAEPGTAGDDAPEVNSTPPVDLGPHARSAPHADSGSRDHVGAHSDPGPRDRLAPRPYPESRDRLAQHADPGLGVPCRSHTALATEAHTAPPPPVGSSDAGPLPPPIAVRSAPSPLRPLRYELRRAGGVGTAYVTAAAVLVTSALMAVLLARVGHTPQPRLLAAWPRELPLPPAAIGAGLLGAIAFGDEFRHPALAAYRGTVPRRLGLLLAKLLVAAVTALLLAVLTVGCDLEVLYLVHGPELVSVPADWFPLGASWIGLVVGCAWAGVLAAGVFRSTSAGLAAVVAVPLLVVPLVQKVLEGSTVRSAVGFPMRLRELVLMQWPFGGERYLEAAARAVSQPVGGALLLSLTALLGAYVLTNLRSRVR, from the coding sequence GTGATCCAGGCCATCGGATTGACCAGCAATCCCCGCAAGGAGCTTCCGCCTGCCGTCGACGATGTGTCCTTCGAGGCGCACTCCGGCCGCGTCACCGCACTCCTCGGGGCCCCCGGCGCGGGCAAGTCGACAGCGCTGAAGCTCACCCTCGAACTCCAACAAGGCCGTGGGGTGGCCTACTTCAGAGGCCGCCCCCTGCACCGCATCGCCCACCCCGCGCGCGAAGTGGGCGTACTCCTCGGCGACGTGCCCGGTCACCCTGCCCGCACGGTCCGAGGCCATCTGCGCATGCTGTGCGCGGCCGCGGGGCTGCCGCCTCGGCGTGCCGACGAGGTCCTGGAGGTCGTGGGCCTGGTCAGCTTGCGCGACGCGCGGCTGAACACGCTGTCGCGGGGCATGGACCGCCGCCTCGGCCTGGCCTGCGCCCTGCTGTCCGACCCGCACACCATCGTGCTGGACGACCCCGCCCACGGGCTGGCCGTCCGCGAAGGCCGATGGCTCCACGGGATCATGCGGGCCCATGCCGATCAGGGCGGCACGGTCCTGTTCACCACCGGCGACCCCAAGGAGGCCGCGCGAACCGCCGACCGGGTCCTCACCCTCGAAAAGGGGAGACTCGTCGCCGATCAGGAGGTCGCCGACTTCTCCCGCACCCGGCTCCGGCCCAGGGTCGCCGTCCGCACTCCGCACGCCGCCAGGCTCGAAGCGCTCCTCATGAAGGAGGCCCGGACCGCGCGGCGTTCCGTGGAGATCGTGCGGGAGGGCGGCAACCGGCTGTCGGTGTACGGCAGTACGTGCGCCGAGATCGGCGAGACCGCTTTTCGGCACGGCGTGCTCGTCCACCAACTCGCGGACGAGATCGGGGATACGGGCCCCATGCCGTCGCCGCTGCCGCCGTCGGCAGCCGAAGGAGGCCTGGAGACCGCCGAGAGCGCTCGCGGCTCGGTTCAGGAGGCCCAGGGACCGGCTGAGGGGGGTCAGGCGCCCGCCGAAGAACCTCAGGCGCCTGCCGAAGAGCTTCAGGCCACCCCGGCCGAACCAGGGACAGCCGGCGACGACGCACCGGAGGTCAATTCCACGCCCCCCGTCGACCTCGGCCCTCATGCTCGTTCCGCGCCGCACGCAGATTCCGGATCCCGTGATCACGTCGGGGCGCATTCGGATCCCGGACCTCGCGACCGCCTCGCGCCGCGCCCTTACCCCGAATCCCGTGACCGCCTCGCACAGCATGCCGATCCCGGGCTCGGTGTCCCCTGCAGGTCCCACACCGCCCTCGCCACCGAGGCTCACACCGCACCGCCACCCCCCGTCGGGTCGTCCGATGCGGGCCCGCTCCCGCCGCCCATCGCCGTGCGCTCGGCGCCGAGCCCGTTGCGTCCGCTGCGCTACGAACTGCGTCGGGCGGGCGGAGTCGGCACCGCGTACGTCACCGCCGCGGCCGTGCTCGTCACCTCCGCCCTCATGGCGGTGCTCCTGGCCAGGGTCGGGCACACCCCGCAGCCACGGCTGCTGGCCGCGTGGCCGCGGGAGCTGCCGCTGCCACCCGCCGCCATCGGGGCGGGGCTGCTGGGGGCCATCGCCTTCGGTGACGAGTTCCGCCACCCCGCCCTGGCCGCGTACCGCGGCACCGTTCCCCGTCGGCTGGGGCTGCTCCTCGCGAAACTCCTCGTCGCGGCGGTCACCGCGCTGCTGCTGGCCGTCCTCACCGTGGGCTGCGACCTCGAAGTGCTCTATCTCGTCCATGGACCGGAGCTCGTTTCGGTTCCCGCCGACTGGTTCCCGCTCGGCGCGAGTTGGATCGGCCTCGTCGTGGGGTGCGCCTGGGCGGGGGTGCTCGCGGCGGGTGTCTTCCGGTCCACGTCCGCCGGGCTCGCGGCCGTGGTCGCCGTACCCCTCCTCGTCGTACCGCTGGTGCAGAAGGTGCTGGAGGGGTCGACCGTGCGGAGTGCGGTCGGGTTTCCGATGCGGCTGCGTGAGCTCGTACTGATGCAGTGGCCCTTCGGGGGCGAGCGCTATCTGGAGGCCGCGGCGCGAGCGGTCTCCCAACCCGTGGGCGGAGCGCTGCTGTTGTCGCTGACGGCGCTGCTGGGGGCCTACGTGCTCACGAACCTGCGCAGCCGGGTCCGGTGA